In Acinonyx jubatus isolate Ajub_Pintada_27869175 chromosome A3, VMU_Ajub_asm_v1.0, whole genome shotgun sequence, a genomic segment contains:
- the ZSWIM1 gene encoding zinc finger SWIM domain-containing protein 1, which yields MALTMLNELLIEDPNPPMLLYQISKTAELDTLNYQSCFMQGVFAHFPEILFIHRTYNPVGKVLYTFLVDGPRVQLEGHLARAVYFAIPAKEDAEGLAQMFQVFKKFNPAWERVCTILVDPHFLPLPTLTMEFPAAEVLLSAFHICKFLQGKFYQLSLEQPVERVLLTSLQSTMCSATAGNLRKLYTLLSSCIPPAQLPELHSHWLLNDRIWLAHRWRSRAESSRYFQGLEVTTRVLSQFFGTTPCVEQGMTLLLRYMQQNSGDKASSSLGLSPQNNHAPLDVSPESPRVEQLVEARIQHSLNAICTGPAAQLCLGELAVVQKSVHLIGSGSEKVNIQILEDTHRVQPQPPASCSCYFNQAFHLPCRHILALLSARHQVLQPDMLPAQWTAGCAASLDNILGSKWSETLDKHLAVALLTEEVSQLLQHCSQEEFERRYSTLRELADSWIGPYEQVQL from the coding sequence ATGGCCCTGACAATGCTGAATGAGCTCCTGATTGAGGACCCAAACCCACCTATGCTGCTGTATCAGATTAGCAAGACTGCTGAGTTAGATACCCTCAACTACCAGAGCTGCTTTATGCAAGGTGTCTTTGCCCATTTCCCTGAGATCTTATTTATCCACCGGACCTATAACCCAGTGGGCAAGGTGCTATATACCTTCCTGGTAGATGGACCTCGGGTGCAGCTGGAGGGTCATCTTGCCCGGGCGGTCTACTTCGCCATTCCCGCCAAGGAGGATGCTGAAGGCCTGGCCCAGATGTTCCAGGTGTTTAAGAAGTTTAACCCAGCATGGGAGAGAGTCTGTACCATCCTGGTGGATCCCCacttcctccccctgcccaccctcacTATGGAGTTCCCCGCAGCCGAGGTCCTGCTCTCAGCCTTCCACATCTGTAAGTTCCTCCAGGGCAAGTTCTATCAGCTGTCCCTTGAACAGCCTGTGGAGAGGGTGCTCCTCACTTCCCTGCAGAGCACGATGTGCTCGGCCACAGCTGGCAACCTGAGGAAGTTGTATACGCTCCTGAGCAGCTGCATCCCTCCGGCCCAGCTGCCCGAGCTCCACTCTCACTGGCTGCTCAATGACCGCATCTGGCTGGCCCACCGCTGGAGAAGCCGGGCTGAGAGCAGTCGCTACTTCCAGGGCCTGGAGGTCACCACCCGCGTCCTCAGCCAGTTCTTTGGCACCACCCCGTGTGTGGAACAAGGCATGACCTTGCTGCTCCGATACATGCAGCAGAACTCTGGAGACAAGGCAAGCTCCAGCCTGGGCCTGAGTCCCCAGAACAATCACGCCCCCTTAGACGTCAGCCCCGAAAGCCCCAGAGTGGAGCAGTTAGTAGAAGCCCGCATCCAGCACTCCCTCAATGCCATCTGCACGGGGCCAGCGGCCCAGCTCTGCCTGGGTGAGCTTGCTGTGGTCCAGAAATCGGTGCACCTCATTGGCTCCGGCTCAGAAAAGGTGAACATACAGATCCTGGAGGACACCCATAGGGTGCAGCCTCAGCCCCCTGCCAGCTGCAGCTGCTACTTTAACCAGGCCTTCCACCTGCCCTGCCGCCACATCCTAGCCCTGCTCAGTGCCCGCCACCAGGTGCTCCAGCCCGACATGCTGCCAGCCCAGTGGACAGCAGGCTGTGCTGCCAGTCTAGACAACATCCTGGGCAGCAAGTGGAGTGAGACACTGGACAAGCACTTGGCCGTGGCGCTCCTCACTGAGGAGGTGAGTCAGCTTTTGCAGCACTGCAGCCAGGAGGAGTTTGAACGGAGGTACAGCACCTTGCGGGAACTGGCCGACAGCTGGATCGGCCCTTATGAGCAGGTCCAGCTCTGA
- the ZSWIM3 gene encoding zinc finger SWIM domain-containing protein 3, giving the protein MELGSCFKTYEDFKECFSAYKKENRCSFILRDCVSVRFHNLNHGTSIREDILYMQVKFVCIRTQSNRKRTSEADMCPAYLLLRYNEKLDRLFISELNTQHVHVDSKTAGSRGDTTGKPQKTMYLQKPQPEQLATKKDLDLAKKSPVEPSFCLDKVQAPSKPEQEGITPSDLAKIAKVMKNFLKVDEGSMASLSVGNSQDLDRLSFQSSKMTDLFIRFPENLLLHRVENTQGHILYAFLVENKEREGRVVHFAVLKAETATSVAKMLSIFTEFNTDWPKVKVVFVDPSFPHRAILQEIFPAARILLSIYHTTRLLEKKLHRSSANPSFKRLMKEALREAVFVTSDASLQNLCQMSQALLDEELFSFLQAHWFSCELLWYMHVRKGLHACNTYMDSLDVVTSKVSSLFREQQSLLDCILRFVDYIDFFNTKGLKNLPTAPPKLKRARPASMPTKSKKAFGVCGGSLTRLPVEKTKPEPQRVPLRQQPQVQPSQEGMLATLHGSGSELAYKLCHNEWEVVQNSTHLVDVAGSSVDIQLLEDSHQVSKDGCSCSCSFQQWYHLPCRHILALLHTSQKPVGEAMVCRRWQKRYQHLLGPNGELRDPVVVPNIGQPGKQGRSDVIQDLSRELANLLMQSEGPELEERCSTLRKIVDIWADPCQPPEPSQQAEDFKDVGRLPFLWGKQEEGEGLPLAGATIHD; this is encoded by the coding sequence ATACATGCAGGTGAAATTTGTCTGCATTCGGACCCAGTCAAACAGGAAGAGAACATCAGAGGCAGACATGTGCCCAGCATACTTGCTCCTGCGGTACAATGAGAAACTGGATCGACTATTTATTAGTGAACTCAACACCCAGCATGTCCATGTTGATTCCAAAACTGCAGGATCCAGAGGAGACACCACTGGCAAACCTCAAAAGACCATGTACCTGCAGAAACCCCAGCCTGAGCAGCTTGCAACCAAGAAAGACCTTGACCTAGCCAAGAAGTCCCCCGTTGAACCATCATTTTGCTTAGACAAGGTCCAAGCACCCTCCAAGCCAGAGCAGGAGGGCATCACTCCTTCTGACCTGGCCAAGATAGCAAAAGTGATGAAAAACTTTCTTAAGGTGGATGAGGGTTCCATGGCCTCTCTCAGCGTGGGCAACAGCCAAGACCTGGACCGGCTCAGCTTCCAGAGCAGCAAGATGACCGATCTGTTTATCCGCTTCCCAGAGAATCTCCTGCTACACCGCGTGGAGAACACCCAGGGCCACATCCTCTATGCTTTCTTGGTGGAGAACAAGGAGCGAGAGGGTCGAGTGGTACACTTTGCCGTGCTCAAGGCTGAGACAGCTACCTCCGTGGCCAAGATGCTGAGTATCTTCACAGAGTTCAACACAGACTGGCCCAAGGTCAAGGTGGTCTTTGTGGACCCGTCCTTCCCCCATCGAGCCATCCTGCAGGAGATCTTCCCTGCTGCCCGCATCCTCCTGTCCATCTACCACACCACCCGGCTTTTGGAGAAGAAGTTGCATCGTAGTTCAGCAAATCCATCCTTTAAAAGGCTCATGAAGGAAGCCCTGCGGGAGGCTGTGTTTGTCACTTCTGATGCCAGCCTGCAAAATCTCTGTCAGATGTCCCAAGCCCTACTGGATGAGGAGCTCTTCAGCTTCCTGCAGGCCCACTGGTTCTCCTGTGAGCTGCTGTGGTACATGCACGTGAGGAAAGGCCTGCACGCGTGTAACACGTACATGGACAGCCTAGACGTTGTCACCAGCAAGGTGTCCAGCCTCTTTCGGGAACAGCAGTCTCTGCTGGACTGCATCCTCCGCTTTGTGGATTATATAGACTTCTTTAATACCAAAGGCTTGAAAAACTTGCCCACAGCTCCTCCCAAGTTAAAAAGAGCCCGACCAGCCAGCATGCCGACAAAGTCCAAGAAGGCATTTGGAGTCTGTGGGGGGAGCCTCACCAGGCTCCCTGTGGAAAAGACAAAGCCAGAGCCACAGCGGGTGCCGTTGCGGCAGCAGCCACAGGTGCAGCCCTCCCAGGAGGGCATGCTAGCCACCTTGCACGGGAGTGGCTCTGAACTGGCCTATAAGCTGTGCCACAATGAGTGGGAGGTGGTGCAGAACTCCACCCACCTGGTGGACGTGGCTGGCTCCTCTGTGGACATTCAGCTGCTAGAGGATTCTCACCAGGTGAGCAAGGATGGCTGTAGCTGCAGCTGTTCCTTTCAACAGTGGTACCACCTGCCATGCCGGCACATTTTGGCCCTGCTGCACACCAGCCAGAAGCCTGTGGGTGAAGCCATGGTGTGCCGCCGGTGGCAGAAGAGGTACCAGCACCTCCTTGGGCCCAACGGGGAGCTCCGGGACCCTGTTGTGGTCCCAAACATAGGCCAGCCTGGGAAGCAAGGACGGAGTGACGTGATTCAGGACCTCAGCAGGGAGCTGGCAAACCTGCTAATGCAGAGTGAGGGGCCAGAGCTAGAGGAGCGCTGTTCCACCCTGCGCAAGATTGTGGACATCTGGGCTGACCCCTGCCAGCCGCCTGAGCCCAGTCAGCAGGCGGAGGACTTCAAGGATGTGGGCCGCCTCCCTTTCCTCTGGGGAAagcaagaggaaggggagggactcCCTCTTGCTGGAGCCACGATTCATGATTAA